One region of Streptomyces rishiriensis genomic DNA includes:
- a CDS encoding AMP-binding protein, giving the protein MESVAELVAARWGDHRPGLWCRQPANPEDTVLTHHEVAAGAAARAALLADLLPADGPPHLGVLLDNTPEFPLWLSAAALAGAAVAGINPTRRGPELARDILHTECRLLITEHTHLPLLRGLDLPGVRLLITGTPEYDDLLEPYADARPDPSRATPADRLLLYFTSGSTGAPKAAICSQGRLAAAGRSLAGQFSVRRDDVHYVCMPMFHGNAVIADWAPALAAGAGVALRRRFSASGFLADVRRYGATYFTYVGRAIQYVLATEPRPDDRDHALRLGFGTEAGAVDAAAFERRFGVRLVEGYGSSEGGAAVQWSPGTPAGAVGRAGPGLVVLDRETRAECPPAVLDPAGRLLNGDEAIGELVNRGPNPFEGYWRNPAAEAERRRDDGEYWTGDLFYRDREGFLYFAGRTDDRLRVDSENLAAAMIENILARYEGAAAVAVYAVPDPVTGDQVMAALAGSFEPLGFAAFLRAQPDLGTKMAPRFVRVLERMPVTATNKIHRALLRREGIRCADPVWWRPPGKAAYRRLTAEEAESLRNTGGGGRGADAEGPPVSTRGPSSVRRQGLEPRTR; this is encoded by the coding sequence ATGGAGTCTGTCGCCGAACTCGTAGCGGCCCGGTGGGGCGACCACCGTCCCGGACTGTGGTGCCGGCAGCCCGCGAACCCCGAGGACACCGTCCTGACCCACCACGAGGTCGCCGCCGGCGCCGCCGCCCGTGCCGCGCTGCTGGCCGACCTGCTGCCGGCGGACGGTCCGCCGCATCTCGGGGTCCTGCTGGACAACACCCCCGAGTTCCCGCTCTGGCTGTCGGCCGCCGCTCTCGCAGGCGCGGCCGTCGCCGGCATCAACCCCACCCGGCGGGGCCCCGAACTGGCCCGGGACATCCTGCACACCGAATGCCGGCTGCTGATCACCGAGCACACCCACCTCCCTCTCCTCAGGGGCCTCGACCTGCCCGGGGTCCGGCTGCTGATCACCGGCACCCCGGAGTACGACGACCTGCTCGAGCCGTACGCGGACGCCCGCCCCGACCCCTCCCGGGCCACCCCCGCCGACCGGCTCCTGCTCTACTTCACCTCCGGCTCGACCGGCGCGCCCAAGGCCGCGATCTGCAGTCAGGGCCGGCTGGCCGCCGCGGGGCGCTCCCTGGCCGGACAGTTCTCCGTGCGCCGGGACGACGTGCACTACGTCTGCATGCCGATGTTCCACGGCAACGCGGTGATCGCCGACTGGGCGCCCGCGCTGGCGGCCGGGGCCGGGGTGGCGCTGCGGCGGCGGTTCTCGGCGTCGGGGTTCCTGGCCGACGTACGGCGTTACGGGGCGACCTACTTCACCTATGTGGGCCGGGCGATCCAGTACGTCCTGGCCACCGAGCCGCGCCCCGACGACCGGGACCACGCGCTGCGGCTCGGCTTCGGCACCGAGGCGGGGGCGGTGGACGCGGCCGCCTTCGAACGGCGGTTCGGGGTGCGGCTGGTGGAGGGGTACGGCTCCTCGGAGGGCGGGGCGGCCGTGCAGTGGTCGCCGGGGACCCCGGCGGGGGCGGTCGGACGGGCGGGGCCCGGTCTCGTCGTCCTCGACCGGGAGACCCGCGCCGAGTGCCCGCCGGCCGTGCTCGACCCGGCCGGCCGGCTGCTGAACGGCGACGAGGCGATCGGCGAGCTGGTCAACCGGGGACCGAACCCCTTCGAGGGCTACTGGCGCAATCCGGCGGCGGAGGCGGAGCGGCGCCGGGACGACGGGGAGTACTGGACCGGCGACCTCTTCTACCGCGACCGCGAAGGCTTCCTCTACTTCGCGGGCCGCACCGACGACCGGCTCCGCGTCGACAGCGAGAACCTGGCCGCCGCGATGATCGAGAACATCCTCGCCCGGTACGAGGGGGCGGCGGCGGTGGCCGTCTACGCGGTGCCCGATCCGGTGACCGGGGACCAGGTGATGGCGGCGCTGGCCGGATCCTTCGAGCCGCTCGGTTTCGCCGCGTTCCTGCGCGCCCAGCCCGATCTGGGGACGAAGATGGCGCCCCGGTTCGTGCGGGTGCTGGAGCGGATGCCCGTCACCGCCACGAACAAGATCCACCGGGCGCTGCTGCGGCGGGAAGGGATCCGGTGCGCCGATCCGGTGTGGTGGCGGCCCCCGGGCAAGGCGGCATACCGAAGGCTCACCGCGGAGGAAGCCGAGAGCCTGCGGAACACGGGTGGCGGCGGACGCGGGGCGGACGCCGAAGGGCCCCCCGTTTCCACGAGGGGCCCTTCATCGGTGCGCCGCCAGGGACTCGAACCCCGGACCCGCTGA
- a CDS encoding lytic polysaccharide monooxygenase auxiliary activity family 9 protein: MRKKTKWYAAALGLTTAGAFVLTAGGASGHGYTDLPISRQKLCQNGSVTNCGDIQWEPQSVEGPKGFPASGAADGRICSANNTRFAQLDSPKTPSGTAWPATKVTGGQSYTFRWQFTAMHATSDFKYYVTKQGWNQNHNLARSDLNLTPFLTVPYGGQRPPSTLSHSGTLPSGLSGRHVIVAVWTVADTTNAFYACSDVTF, encoded by the coding sequence ATGCGCAAAAAGACCAAGTGGTACGCCGCCGCGCTCGGACTCACCACGGCGGGAGCCTTCGTGCTCACCGCCGGGGGTGCGAGCGGCCACGGCTACACCGACCTCCCCATCAGCCGGCAGAAGCTCTGCCAGAACGGCTCCGTCACCAACTGCGGTGACATCCAGTGGGAGCCGCAGAGCGTCGAGGGCCCGAAGGGCTTCCCGGCGTCCGGCGCGGCCGACGGAAGGATCTGTTCCGCGAACAACACCCGCTTCGCCCAGCTCGACAGCCCGAAGACCCCCTCGGGCACGGCGTGGCCGGCCACCAAGGTGACCGGCGGTCAGAGCTACACCTTCCGGTGGCAGTTCACCGCCATGCACGCCACGAGCGACTTCAAGTACTACGTCACCAAGCAGGGCTGGAACCAGAACCACAACCTGGCCCGCTCCGACCTCAACCTCACCCCGTTCCTGACCGTGCCCTACGGCGGTCAGCGGCCCCCGTCCACCCTCTCGCACAGCGGCACGCTGCCGTCCGGGCTCAGCGGACGTCACGTGATCGTCGCGGTGTGGACGGTCGCCGACACGACCAACGCGTTCTACGCCTGCTCCGACGTCACGTTCTGA
- the ehuD gene encoding ectoine/hydroxyectoine ABC transporter permease subunit EhuD, translating to MNWDWNVVDDFMPRFWDGVLVTLQAMAVGTLIAFALGLVWALAQRSGHAWVRWPVVAVTEFIRNTPLLVQLFFLFYVVPNFGPSMSPLTTGIVGLGLHYSTYTAEVYRAGIDGVPAGQWEAATALSLSRGRTWRAVILPQAIRRVVPPLGNYVVAMLKDSPMIATIGAFDMLGEAQAFSNETFTTEALTVVGVAFIAIAYPASLLIRALERRLVR from the coding sequence ATGAACTGGGACTGGAACGTCGTGGACGACTTCATGCCGCGCTTCTGGGACGGCGTGCTCGTCACCCTGCAAGCCATGGCCGTCGGCACCCTGATCGCCTTCGCACTGGGTCTGGTGTGGGCGCTGGCCCAGCGGTCCGGGCACGCATGGGTGCGCTGGCCGGTCGTCGCCGTCACGGAGTTCATCCGCAACACACCGCTGCTGGTGCAGCTCTTCTTCCTCTTCTACGTGGTCCCCAACTTCGGCCCGTCGATGTCGCCGCTCACCACCGGCATCGTCGGCCTGGGACTGCACTACTCCACCTACACCGCGGAGGTCTACCGCGCGGGCATCGACGGCGTCCCCGCCGGCCAGTGGGAGGCGGCCACCGCGCTGAGCCTGTCCCGGGGGCGCACCTGGCGGGCGGTGATCCTTCCGCAGGCGATCCGCCGCGTCGTGCCGCCGCTGGGCAACTACGTCGTCGCCATGCTGAAGGACTCCCCGATGATCGCGACCATCGGAGCCTTCGACATGCTCGGCGAGGCCCAGGCCTTCAGCAACGAGACCTTCACCACCGAGGCGCTCACCGTCGTGGGCGTGGCGTTCATCGCCATCGCCTACCCCGCCTCCCTCCTGATCCGAGCCCTGGAGCGACGCCTTGTCCGCTGA
- the ehuA gene encoding ectoine/hydroxyectoine ABC transporter ATP-binding protein EhuA, whose product MDGRELIRFDKVTKRFGDHTVLDRLDFSVDSGKHVTLIGPSGSGKTTILRLLMTLTEPDEGTIRVGGDYLTHEERDGKLVRAGEKHIREVRKNIGMVFQQFNLFPNMKVLRNITEAPVTVLGLSRDEAEQRARELLELVGLTEHIDKYPTQLSGGQQQRVAIARALAMRPQVLLLDEVTSALDPELVVGVLDVLRDIARTTDITMLCVTHEMSFARDISDQVLMFDSGRVIESGTPEKIFSEPEQERTREFLKAVL is encoded by the coding sequence GTGGACGGCAGGGAACTGATCCGCTTCGACAAGGTCACCAAGCGCTTCGGCGACCACACCGTCCTCGACCGGCTCGACTTCTCCGTCGACTCCGGCAAGCACGTCACGCTCATCGGCCCGTCGGGCTCCGGCAAGACGACGATCCTGCGGCTGCTGATGACGCTGACCGAACCCGACGAGGGCACCATCAGGGTGGGCGGCGACTACCTCACCCACGAGGAGCGCGACGGCAAGCTGGTCCGGGCCGGCGAGAAGCACATCCGCGAGGTCCGCAAGAACATCGGGATGGTCTTCCAGCAGTTCAACCTCTTCCCGAACATGAAGGTGCTGCGCAACATCACGGAGGCCCCGGTGACCGTCCTCGGCCTGTCCAGGGACGAGGCCGAACAGCGGGCCCGGGAGCTGCTCGAACTGGTGGGCCTGACCGAGCACATCGACAAGTACCCGACCCAGCTGTCCGGCGGCCAGCAGCAGCGGGTGGCGATCGCCCGGGCGCTGGCGATGCGGCCGCAGGTGCTCTTGCTGGACGAGGTGACCTCCGCGCTGGACCCGGAGCTGGTGGTCGGTGTCCTGGACGTGCTGCGGGACATCGCCCGCACCACCGACATCACGATGCTCTGTGTGACCCACGAGATGAGCTTCGCCCGGGACATCTCCGACCAGGTCCTGATGTTCGACTCGGGTCGCGTCATCGAGTCGGGCACCCCGGAGAAGATCTTCAGCGAGCCGGAGCAGGAGCGGACGCGCGAGTTCCTCAAGGCCGTGCTGTAG
- a CDS encoding IclR family transcriptional regulator, whose product MALKHEPTVPYHSAQEALRVLETVARHSTGVTDAELARQTGLTAERLTTLLRMLRREGYVEQIADGAYVTGAALARLGSTHHREQALRDQLQHTLDRLRDSVGAAVYISRYVDGEVTITQYADGPATPSVNEWVDFRSSAHATALGKSLLGQLDHNGRRDHLSRHKMARLTSRTITSDKLLLSRLEAQPPTVPVLDLQEYAIGTVCAAVPITAGSMAGCLALSLPVEHAHRLRQAAETLNRNAAPVLLSLAI is encoded by the coding sequence GTGGCGCTGAAGCACGAGCCGACCGTGCCGTACCACTCGGCCCAGGAAGCCTTGCGCGTCCTGGAGACGGTGGCGCGGCACTCCACCGGTGTCACCGACGCCGAACTCGCCCGTCAGACCGGCCTCACCGCGGAGCGGCTGACCACGCTCCTGCGCATGCTGCGCCGCGAGGGCTACGTCGAGCAGATCGCCGACGGGGCCTATGTCACGGGCGCCGCGCTGGCCCGTCTGGGCTCTACGCACCACCGTGAGCAGGCCCTGCGCGACCAGCTCCAGCACACCCTCGACCGGCTCCGCGACTCCGTCGGCGCCGCCGTCTACATCAGCCGGTACGTCGACGGAGAGGTCACGATCACCCAGTACGCCGACGGCCCCGCCACCCCGTCCGTCAACGAGTGGGTCGACTTCCGCTCCTCCGCCCACGCCACCGCGCTCGGCAAGAGCCTGCTCGGCCAGCTCGACCACAACGGCCGGCGCGACCATCTTTCCCGGCACAAGATGGCCCGGCTCACCTCGCGCACGATCACCAGCGACAAGCTGCTGCTCTCCCGCCTGGAGGCACAGCCGCCCACGGTCCCGGTGCTCGACCTCCAGGAGTACGCGATCGGCACGGTCTGCGCGGCCGTGCCGATCACCGCCGGCTCCATGGCGGGCTGCCTGGCCCTCTCCCTGCCCGTCGAGCACGCCCACCGGCTCCGGCAGGCCGCCGAGACGCTGAACAGGAACGCGGCACCGGTACTGCTGTCGCTCGCGATCTGA